A single window of Irregularibacter muris DNA harbors:
- a CDS encoding manganese efflux pump has protein sequence MKIILPALLFSISACLDNVVVGIAYGIKKIKIGISVNIMIACITTLGTFLSMVFGTYISKLFPPFVANLLGGGMIVFLGIYFIVESLVKLERNTPARTMALKDIEDMKNYARKSDADCSGHIDMKESIFVALGLTLNNIGTGIAASITGVNIHITLVATFVLSILTIMLGRGMGNRVLGRFFGKYAPLIAGALLVLLGGIEIAL, from the coding sequence ATGAAAATAATATTACCCGCTTTATTATTTAGTATATCTGCTTGTCTGGACAATGTTGTTGTGGGTATAGCTTATGGGATAAAAAAAATTAAAATAGGAATCTCTGTAAATATAATGATTGCTTGTATCACAACCTTGGGGACATTTTTGTCCATGGTTTTTGGAACCTATATATCGAAACTTTTTCCTCCCTTTGTAGCCAATCTTCTTGGTGGGGGTATGATTGTATTTTTAGGAATATACTTTATTGTGGAAAGTCTAGTGAAGCTAGAAAGAAACACCCCTGCCAGGACCATGGCTCTTAAGGATATCGAGGATATGAAAAATTATGCAAGAAAGTCTGATGCAGATTGCTCTGGCCATATTGATATGAAGGAATCCATCTTTGTGGCACTGGGATTAACTTTGAACAATATAGGCACGGGCATAGCTGCCAGTATCACAGGAGTAAATATTCATATAACTCTTGTGGCCACCTTTGTCCTAAGTATCCTTACCATTATGTTAGGCAGAGGTATGGGAAATAGAGTATTAGGTAGATTTTTTGGTAAATATGCGCCCTTAATCGCGGGGGCATTGCTTGTTCTACTAGGAGGAATAGAAATCGCTCTATAA
- a CDS encoding FeoA family protein, whose product MNINLIPLHQLPVGSFGKVKKLVSEGVARRRMLDLGLIYNTTVESIRKSPAGDPVAYGIRGAVIALRSEEASQILVESIES is encoded by the coding sequence ATGAATATAAATTTAATTCCATTACACCAATTACCCGTTGGTTCCTTTGGCAAGGTGAAAAAGCTTGTTTCAGAGGGGGTAGCTCGAAGACGAATGTTGGATTTAGGGTTGATCTATAACACAACTGTAGAGTCCATAAGGAAAAGTCCTGCAGGTGATCCTGTAGCCTATGGCATTAGGGGAGCTGTTATTGCCTTGAGATCAGAAGAAGCTTCTCAAATTCTTGTAGAATCAATTGAATCATAA
- a CDS encoding ABC transporter ATP-binding protein, whose protein sequence is MIKFNDITKRYKDTTILSDISFEIEEGQLVVLIGLSGCGKTTTLKMINRLIKPTSGNIFINGEDISTKDPIELRRRIGYVIQQTGLFPHMTIRENIEVIPRVEKLPQEKINNRTLELMKMVGLEEEFLDRYPTELSGGQQQRVGVARAFALDPDIILMDEPFSALDPITRNQLQDELVSLQRKVKKTIVFVTHDMAEAIKIADKICIMNKGQIVQYDTPENILKYPANDFVLEFVGKNRIWGSPKYIRAKDIMIENPVTCTPDLPLSRCLENMRMRNVNSLMVVEGENQKLQGIIKAKQIAKQKDRSIEVNHIMLKDFITTHPEDTIINILKMVNTDDVSEIPVLDERGMLIGLITQSSLVNTLSQQYIVPDGEVE, encoded by the coding sequence ATGATCAAATTTAATGACATAACAAAAAGATATAAAGATACAACTATTCTATCGGACATTTCCTTTGAAATTGAAGAGGGACAGTTGGTTGTACTCATTGGTTTAAGCGGATGTGGAAAGACCACAACGCTAAAGATGATTAATAGATTAATCAAACCCACCTCTGGCAACATCTTCATCAATGGGGAGGATATTTCTACAAAAGATCCTATTGAACTCCGCAGAAGAATAGGATATGTTATACAACAAACTGGTCTTTTCCCCCATATGACCATAAGAGAAAATATTGAAGTTATCCCCCGCGTCGAGAAATTACCTCAAGAAAAAATTAATAATCGTACCCTAGAACTGATGAAAATGGTAGGGCTAGAAGAAGAGTTTTTAGATCGTTATCCTACTGAATTAAGTGGAGGGCAGCAACAAAGAGTAGGAGTGGCAAGGGCCTTTGCCTTGGATCCGGATATTATTTTAATGGACGAGCCCTTTTCAGCTCTTGACCCTATTACAAGAAATCAACTGCAGGATGAGTTGGTAAGCTTGCAAAGAAAAGTGAAGAAAACCATTGTTTTCGTCACCCATGATATGGCAGAAGCCATAAAAATTGCAGATAAAATATGTATTATGAATAAGGGACAAATTGTGCAGTATGATACACCAGAAAATATTTTAAAATACCCTGCCAATGATTTTGTATTGGAGTTTGTAGGGAAAAACAGAATTTGGGGATCCCCCAAATATATTAGGGCAAAGGACATTATGATTGAAAATCCTGTGACCTGTACCCCTGATCTTCCTCTATCGAGATGTTTAGAAAATATGCGCATGAGAAATGTCAACAGCCTTATGGTGGTAGAGGGAGAAAACCAAAAACTGCAGGGCATCATTAAAGCAAAGCAAATCGCTAAGCAAAAGGATCGTTCTATAGAAGTCAATCATATTATGCTGAAAGACTTTATCACCACCCATCCAGAGGATACCATTATTAATATTCTCAAAATGGTCAATACAGATGATGTATCTGAAATCCCTGTATTAGATGAGAGAGGCATGCTAATTGGACTAATTACCCAAAGTAGCCTTGTCAATACACTGAGTCAACAATACATTGTTCCGGATGGGGAGGTGGAATAG
- a CDS encoding metal-dependent transcriptional regulator: MKKDREFHTVRGYQMLNVEDKLLTSSMEDYLEMIYRVCQKDGYIRVNELAEKLNVRPSSSTNMVKKLRELELVDYQKYGIIQLTKEGKEIGGFLLKRHQIIEKFLKNLGIRKTLLKDTEMIEHDVSLTTLESMYVMNQFLEDNPDVLDKYIAFKEDFDKEIDLPNQL, translated from the coding sequence ATGAAAAAGGATAGAGAATTTCATACCGTGCGAGGGTATCAAATGCTAAACGTAGAAGACAAATTGCTCACTTCCAGTATGGAGGATTATCTGGAAATGATTTATAGAGTATGTCAAAAAGATGGATATATACGAGTGAATGAATTGGCAGAAAAACTAAATGTTCGTCCTTCCTCCAGCACCAATATGGTCAAGAAGCTAAGGGAATTGGAATTAGTGGATTATCAAAAATATGGCATTATACAATTGACCAAGGAAGGGAAGGAAATCGGAGGCTTTCTCTTGAAAAGGCATCAAATTATAGAAAAATTTTTGAAAAATCTGGGTATAAGAAAAACCCTCCTTAAAGATACTGAAATGATAGAACATGATGTGAGCCTGACAACCTTAGAGAGTATGTATGTTATGAATCAATTTCTAGAGGACAATCCGGATGTATTGGATAAGTATATAGCCTTTAAGGAAGATTTTGATAAAGAGATTGATTTACCCAATCAGCTATAA